The following proteins come from a genomic window of Nostoc sp. TCL26-01:
- a CDS encoding AAA family ATPase, with translation MIAIPGIAIQNKIYESSASLVYRGIRVQDKRSLVVKMLKLDYPSAQELIRYKQEYEITRSLNLEGVVKAYSQQDYQRTLLILLEDFGGESLAQWMHKCPDFCPMPLSAFLFLAINLTDILGRIHAAHVIHRDINPGNIVLNRDTGVIKIIDFGIATRFNRTNPTFKSPHVLEGTLAYLSPEQTGRMNRWLDYRTDFYSLGVTFYELLTGHLPFPTTDILELVHCHIAKQPIPPHELNATIPKAISDIILKLMAKNAEDRYQSAWGIKADLESCDRQLAKFGQIDGIQLGLQDISHRFQIPQKLYGRDQEIAMLLAAFVPVACPENNRIAALQNNAQTKFQVEMMLVTGYAGVGKSALVQELYKPITAKRGYFIWGKFDQLGRNVPYSAMVDALRKLVQQLLGEPDEQLQQWRSRLLTALGSNGQLIVDVIPEIELIIGKQPPVPQVGATEAQNRFNRIFGQFVRVFCDKEHPLVIFLDDLQWIDSATLNLIELLLLDEQAQSLFLIGAYRNNEVNSTHPLVLTLSRLRQQGVVLGEIVLTPLTLEPLSQLIAETLLQDAKTVRDLAQLVLQKTEGNPFFVNEFLKTLNSEELVTFNVDHRCWQWDIAQIESKGITDNVVELTIGKLRQLPKPTQNALCLAACVGSEFDLNTLAIICQRSPTDIFTELTTAIETGLVLPTSELDENLLVQHYKFLHDRVQQAAYTLIDESQKPVVHLEIGRNLLQMAASEPATNLAASETLANQIFKIVDHLNLGAMLVTEQPQRDEIARLNLIAGQKARTATAYEAAVKYFHIGRSLLSLDSWQTNYDLSLTLSESAVEATYLCGNFMAMEHLACVVHNHAKTVLDEVKIYDVKIQAAASQGNLKQAIQIGLMVLARLGVELTAAPSQLDIQTQLEKTASQLADQEIADLINLKVMSQPEPLAAMYILSSITSLTFIAAPNLFPLISLSEVNLSIAFGNTTWSAHGYVCYGIVLCGIVQDIEAGYKFGKLALSLTERLNIKEVKAKIVSTFAVSVMHWQEHLKETLPLLLESYQSAMETGSFEFVGYGGFHIPEHSYFIGRELTSLEQEIATYSQIVSQVRRESPLNWIAILWQSVLNLLGRSQNPSYLMGDVYNEERSLPHAIEINDISELVFCYLNKLILDYLFGNYAQAIKNAMLTEQYLSGIPGRIAVGIYHFYNSLAHLARFAEVSHVEPETWLIRVNASQEKMRIWADHAPQNYQHKYDLVAAEKARVLGQFLAAEELYEQAIQGARDNEYLQEEALAYELAAKFYLARGREKIAQTYMREAHYCYQRWGAKAKVKDLETKYPQLLIQSPTIRTTDRQTIYSTTSSSHSGEALDLAAVMKASQAIASQIMLDQLLASLMKILIESAGAQSGCLILNKAGEWAIEASAVISTDAGSDIYTTEVLQSLPICDRLPTSIVYYVNRTKESVVVNNATFESDFANDSYIQIHQPKSILCAPLIDRGELIAIVYLENNLAVGAFTQKRVDVVQLLSGQAAIAITNANLYAQVKERESRLTQFIDAMPVGVSVHDLTGQITYANQAAFQLTGTDAIKTANIEQISAAYQVYIVGTGRIYPTAQLPIVRSLAGETLKVDNMEIHRPDRVVPLVVSSTPILNEKGEITGAIAAFQDITERKQAEKVLADYNRILEAQVAERTEALRQQKELLQTIFDHIPVMVNLYDANGRIQLVNRELEKVLGWNSAELQNIDLLVECYPDPEVHQQVLEHMMIASGKWQDFKTKTKNGRYIDMCWAQISLSNGMHIGIGQDISDRKRAEAASILEERNHMAREIHDTLAQAFTGIIIHARSASSKVIADPEKAQTLLTQILDLARSGLAEARRSVEALHRPYLLENGNLQEALSRLAAQLNSSIATQIVYEVIGTIYPLSSDLENNLFRIGQEALTNAIKYAKADFIRIELIYEPTQCSLRIKDDGQGFEVENQAMRNGFGLLGMAERAERIRAELKIQSDLGRGTEITVSIGRG, from the coding sequence ATGATTGCCATACCTGGAATTGCCATTCAAAACAAAATATATGAGAGTTCGGCATCTCTTGTATATCGGGGCATCAGAGTGCAAGACAAGAGATCGCTTGTTGTGAAAATGCTCAAGCTTGATTATCCCTCTGCTCAAGAATTAATCCGTTACAAACAGGAATATGAAATTACTCGCTCCCTCAACTTAGAAGGAGTTGTCAAGGCATACAGCCAGCAAGATTATCAACGCACGCTCCTCATTCTCTTAGAAGATTTTGGCGGCGAGTCTCTGGCACAATGGATGCACAAATGCCCAGACTTCTGCCCCATGCCTTTGTCCGCGTTTCTCTTTCTGGCGATCAACCTCACCGATATTCTGGGTAGAATCCATGCAGCCCATGTGATTCATCGGGATATCAACCCAGGAAACATCGTTCTCAATCGGGATACTGGCGTTATCAAAATCATTGACTTCGGAATTGCCACCCGCTTTAATCGCACCAATCCGACATTCAAAAGCCCCCATGTGTTAGAAGGCACTCTTGCCTACTTGTCGCCAGAGCAAACAGGACGGATGAATCGCTGGCTCGACTATCGCACCGATTTTTATTCGCTTGGTGTTACCTTCTACGAACTGCTCACCGGACACCTACCGTTTCCGACAACAGACATCCTTGAGCTAGTTCACTGTCACATTGCCAAACAGCCCATTCCGCCTCACGAACTGAATGCAACCATCCCCAAAGCCATTTCAGATATCATTTTGAAACTAATGGCTAAAAATGCCGAGGATCGCTATCAAAGTGCTTGGGGCATTAAAGCGGATTTAGAAAGTTGCGATCGCCAATTAGCAAAATTTGGTCAAATCGATGGCATCCAGTTAGGTCTTCAAGACATTTCCCATCGATTTCAAATTCCCCAAAAACTGTATGGACGGGATCAAGAAATTGCCATGTTATTGGCAGCGTTCGTTCCCGTAGCGTGTCCAGAAAATAACCGCATCGCTGCTTTACAAAATAACGCACAAACAAAATTCCAAGTCGAAATGATGTTGGTGACTGGCTATGCTGGAGTTGGCAAATCAGCGTTAGTACAGGAACTTTATAAACCAATCACGGCCAAGCGCGGCTATTTTATCTGGGGGAAATTCGATCAATTGGGTCGTAATGTTCCCTACAGCGCCATGGTCGATGCTTTGCGAAAGTTAGTACAGCAACTGTTGGGGGAACCAGACGAGCAGTTGCAACAGTGGCGATCGCGCCTTCTAACTGCTTTAGGAAGCAACGGACAGCTGATTGTTGATGTCATTCCCGAAATAGAACTGATTATTGGCAAGCAACCGCCCGTACCCCAAGTTGGAGCCACAGAAGCTCAAAATCGCTTCAATCGCATCTTTGGGCAGTTCGTGCGGGTGTTTTGTGACAAAGAACATCCTCTGGTAATCTTCTTAGACGATCTACAGTGGATCGACTCAGCCACGCTAAATTTAATCGAACTGCTGCTGCTGGACGAGCAAGCCCAATCGCTATTTTTGATTGGAGCCTACCGAAATAATGAAGTCAATTCAACGCATCCATTGGTACTAACACTCTCAAGATTGCGACAACAAGGAGTAGTGCTTGGGGAGATTGTCCTGACACCTTTAACGCTGGAGCCATTGAGTCAATTGATCGCCGAAACGCTGCTTCAGGATGCCAAAACTGTGCGTGACTTAGCCCAGTTAGTATTGCAGAAAACCGAGGGCAATCCTTTTTTTGTCAACGAGTTCTTGAAAACCCTCAACAGTGAAGAACTTGTGACCTTTAATGTTGATCATCGGTGCTGGCAGTGGGATATTGCCCAAATTGAATCGAAAGGCATTACCGATAATGTTGTAGAATTAACTATCGGTAAATTGAGACAACTGCCAAAACCCACTCAGAATGCCTTGTGTTTAGCAGCTTGTGTCGGATCTGAATTTGATTTGAATACACTGGCGATTATTTGTCAGCGATCGCCCACTGACATTTTTACCGAACTAACTACAGCTATTGAAACAGGATTAGTTCTTCCCACCTCAGAGTTAGACGAAAATCTTTTGGTTCAACATTACAAATTTTTGCATGACCGAGTACAGCAGGCTGCATATACGTTGATTGATGAATCACAAAAACCTGTCGTTCACCTAGAAATCGGTCGCAATTTATTACAAATGGCTGCAAGCGAACCAGCAACAAACCTGGCTGCAAGTGAGACGTTAGCAAATCAGATATTTAAAATTGTCGATCATCTCAACCTGGGCGCTATGCTTGTGACCGAGCAACCCCAGCGAGATGAAATTGCCCGACTGAATTTGATCGCCGGTCAGAAAGCTAGAACAGCAACAGCTTATGAAGCTGCGGTCAAATATTTCCATATTGGGCGATCGCTCCTTTCTTTGGATAGTTGGCAAACGAACTATGACTTAAGCCTGACTTTATCCGAATCAGCAGTAGAAGCGACGTATCTGTGTGGCAACTTTATGGCGATGGAACATTTGGCTTGTGTAGTACATAATCATGCCAAAACAGTTCTCGATGAAGTTAAAATTTACGATGTCAAAATTCAAGCAGCTGCGTCACAGGGCAATCTTAAACAAGCGATTCAGATTGGGCTAATGGTACTTGCTCGCTTGGGTGTGGAATTAACCGCAGCACCGAGTCAATTAGATATTCAAACACAGCTAGAGAAGACTGCTTCACAATTAGCCGATCAGGAAATTGCAGACTTAATTAATCTGAAGGTAATGAGCCAACCTGAACCACTAGCTGCGATGTATATTTTATCTAGCATTACCTCTTTGACATTTATCGCTGCTCCTAATCTGTTCCCTCTGATTTCATTATCAGAAGTGAATTTATCGATCGCATTTGGCAATACCACTTGGTCTGCGCATGGTTACGTCTGTTATGGAATTGTTTTGTGTGGCATAGTCCAAGATATAGAGGCTGGTTATAAATTTGGCAAATTAGCTTTAAGCTTAACCGAACGATTAAATATTAAAGAAGTTAAGGCGAAGATAGTGTCTACATTTGCTGTCTCTGTAATGCATTGGCAAGAGCATCTTAAAGAGACGCTACCACTTTTGCTAGAGAGCTATCAAAGCGCAATGGAAACTGGCAGTTTTGAATTTGTTGGTTATGGTGGATTTCACATACCCGAACATTCATATTTTATTGGACGGGAACTGACAAGCTTAGAACAGGAAATAGCAACCTATAGTCAGATCGTCAGCCAAGTCCGAAGGGAAAGTCCCTTAAATTGGATTGCCATACTTTGGCAGTCTGTTCTTAACTTACTGGGACGTTCTCAAAATCCTAGCTATTTAATGGGTGATGTTTATAATGAGGAGCGATCGCTCCCTCATGCAATTGAAATCAATGATATCAGTGAGCTTGTCTTTTGCTATCTCAACAAGCTGATCTTAGATTATTTATTCGGAAATTATGCTCAAGCTATTAAAAATGCCATGCTGACAGAGCAGTATCTCAGTGGCATACCAGGAAGGATTGCTGTGGGGATATATCATTTTTATAATTCTTTAGCGCATTTAGCTAGATTTGCCGAAGTTTCCCATGTAGAACCAGAAACTTGGCTGATTCGAGTTAATGCTAGTCAAGAAAAGATGCGGATATGGGCAGATCATGCTCCACAGAATTATCAGCATAAATATGACTTGGTTGCAGCTGAGAAAGCGCGAGTCTTAGGACAATTTTTGGCAGCAGAAGAACTATACGAACAAGCAATTCAAGGCGCAAGAGATAACGAATATCTCCAAGAAGAGGCACTAGCGTATGAGCTAGCGGCTAAGTTTTATTTGGCACGGGGTAGAGAGAAGATTGCTCAAACCTATATGAGAGAAGCTCACTACTGCTATCAGCGCTGGGGGGCTAAAGCCAAAGTCAAAGATTTAGAAACTAAATACCCCCAACTCCTGATTCAATCACCGACAATTCGCACGACAGATAGGCAGACAATCTACTCTACAACTTCCAGCAGCCACTCAGGTGAAGCATTAGATTTGGCAGCAGTCATGAAAGCTAGTCAGGCGATCGCCAGTCAAATCATGCTCGATCAATTGCTAGCTTCATTAATGAAAATACTGATCGAGAGTGCAGGAGCGCAATCTGGTTGTCTGATTCTAAACAAAGCTGGAGAATGGGCGATTGAAGCATCGGCTGTCATTAGTACTGATGCTGGTAGTGATATTTATACAACAGAAGTATTGCAATCTCTGCCCATCTGCGATCGCCTTCCTACATCCATCGTTTACTATGTCAACCGCACCAAGGAAAGTGTGGTTGTTAATAATGCAACGTTTGAGAGCGACTTTGCAAATGATTCGTATATTCAAATCCATCAACCTAAATCTATTCTATGTGCGCCCCTGATTGATCGAGGCGAACTAATTGCGATTGTTTATTTAGAAAATAATTTGGCAGTTGGAGCCTTTACCCAAAAGCGAGTAGACGTAGTTCAACTGTTATCTGGACAGGCAGCGATCGCCATTACCAATGCAAATCTTTACGCTCAAGTCAAAGAACGAGAAAGCCGATTAACCCAATTTATTGATGCAATGCCTGTTGGAGTCTCAGTGCATGATCTAACTGGGCAAATTACTTATGCCAATCAAGCCGCATTTCAGTTAACTGGTACTGATGCCATCAAAACAGCAAATATCGAGCAAATTTCGGCAGCGTATCAGGTTTATATAGTGGGAACAGGTCGGATTTATCCTACCGCTCAACTGCCTATCGTGCGCTCGTTAGCAGGTGAAACGCTCAAAGTGGACAATATGGAAATTCATCGTCCCGATCGAGTCGTTCCTTTGGTTGTCTCAAGTACACCCATCTTGAATGAAAAGGGCGAGATTACTGGAGCGATCGCAGCTTTTCAAGATATTACCGAGCGCAAACAAGCGGAGAAAGTTTTAGCCGATTACAACCGGATTCTGGAGGCGCAGGTAGCCGAACGTACCGAAGCTTTGCGGCAGCAGAAAGAACTCCTGCAAACCATCTTTGACCATATTCCTGTCATGGTAAATCTATATGACGCAAATGGTCGAATTCAGTTGGTCAACCGAGAGTTAGAAAAGGTTTTAGGGTGGAATAGTGCAGAACTTCAAAACATCGATTTACTAGTAGAATGCTACCCCGATCCAGAAGTGCATCAGCAAGTTCTAGAACACATGATGATTGCCAGTGGCAAATGGCAGGACTTCAAAACTAAAACTAAAAATGGTCGATATATCGATATGTGTTGGGCGCAGATTAGCTTGAGTAATGGAATGCATATTGGGATCGGTCAGGATATTAGCGACCGCAAACGAGCCGAAGCAGCCTCCATTCTAGAAGAGCGCAATCACATGGCACGAGAAATTCACGACACTTTAGCCCAAGCATTTACAGGTATTATCATTCATGCTCGCTCTGCCTCTAGTAAGGTAATAGCAGACCCAGAAAAAGCGCAAACTCTCCTTACCCAGATCCTCGACTTAGCTCGTTCTGGGTTGGCGGAGGCACGTCGTTCCGTAGAGGCACTACACCGCCCATATCTTTTAGAGAACGGTAACTTACAGGAGGCATTAAGCCGTCTTGCTGCTCAATTAAACTCCTCGATTGCCACTCAAATCGTCTACGAAGTCATTGGTACAATCTATCCCCTATCTTCCGATCTGGAAAATAATCTGTTTCGGATTGGGCAGGAAGCCTTGACAAATGCAATTAAATATGCAAAAGCGGATTTCATTCGTATTGAACTGATCTATGAGCCGACGCAGTGCAGCTTGCGAATTAAAGACGATGGGCAGGGATTTGAGGTAGAAAACCAGGCGATGCGGAATGGCTTTGGTCTACTGGGGATGGCAGAACGGGCTGAACGCATTAGAGCTGAATTAAAGATTCAAAGTGACTTAGGGCGAGGGACAGAAATCACAGTATCTATTGGTCGGGGGTAA
- a CDS encoding DsbA family protein, with translation MSNVILNDALGDRHQLVVPPFEQDHRQGSFNARVVLVEYGDYQCPQCGRLYTTIMAIQRQFEATLLGRDSLCFVFRHFPQPQIHLQAQKAAAATEAASAQGRFWQMHEMLLKYPQALGDGDLAEYADKLGLDVTQFLRDIARKVYVDRINRDIASGMDSGVVSTPALFINGVRYVDALEFEPLLVAIAKASYG, from the coding sequence ATGAGCAATGTTATTCTTAACGACGCACTTGGCGATCGCCATCAATTAGTTGTACCCCCTTTTGAGCAAGACCATCGGCAAGGATCGTTCAATGCTCGCGTTGTGCTTGTTGAGTATGGGGATTATCAATGTCCTCAATGTGGTAGACTTTATACCACAATTATGGCAATTCAACGCCAGTTTGAGGCGACCTTATTAGGGAGAGATTCTCTATGCTTTGTATTTCGGCATTTTCCTCAGCCGCAAATCCATCTTCAAGCTCAAAAGGCAGCAGCAGCCACAGAAGCAGCCTCAGCACAAGGGCGGTTTTGGCAGATGCACGAGATGCTATTGAAGTATCCGCAAGCGCTGGGAGATGGGGATTTAGCAGAATACGCTGACAAGTTAGGGCTTGATGTGACTCAATTTCTTCGAGACATTGCTCGGAAAGTGTATGTTGATCGCATCAATCGAGACATTGCTAGCGGAATGGATAGTGGGGTGGTTAGCACTCCAGCCTTATTTATCAATGGTGTGCGTTATGTAGACGCTTTAGAGTTTGAGCCACTACTCGTTGCGATCGCTAAAGCTTCTTATGGCTAG
- a CDS encoding response regulator transcription factor, translating to MNQPSSIRVLVVDDHPVVRQGLIGLLEEAPDIVIVGQGRNGHEAIAVFQQQQPDVTLMDLRMPQMGGVQAITVICNEFPNAQIIVLTTYDSDEEIYQGLRAGAKGYLLKDSEPEELLTAIRTVARGQKYIPPNVAAKLVQRLTAPELSDRELEVLQLVGQGMNNQEISTALNISESTVKTHINRILSKLDVKDRTQAAIIALKRGIASL from the coding sequence ATGAATCAGCCCAGTAGTATTCGCGTTCTGGTTGTGGATGATCATCCTGTTGTCCGTCAGGGTTTGATTGGATTGTTGGAGGAGGCTCCAGATATCGTTATTGTGGGTCAAGGGCGAAATGGGCATGAGGCGATCGCAGTTTTTCAGCAACAGCAGCCTGATGTGACTTTGATGGATTTACGGATGCCCCAGATGGGAGGTGTCCAGGCGATTACAGTGATTTGCAATGAGTTTCCCAATGCCCAAATTATTGTGCTAACCACGTATGACAGCGATGAAGAGATTTATCAAGGATTGCGAGCAGGGGCAAAGGGGTATTTACTCAAGGACTCTGAGCCAGAGGAATTATTAACAGCAATTCGTACTGTAGCCAGGGGACAAAAGTATATACCCCCCAACGTAGCTGCCAAGCTAGTCCAGAGGCTAACTGCTCCAGAACTGAGCGATCGCGAGCTAGAAGTTCTTCAGTTAGTCGGGCAGGGAATGAACAACCAGGAAATTAGCACTGCTCTAAATATTAGTGAAAGTACAGTGAAGACTCATATCAACCGAATTTTAAGCAAGTTAGATGTTAAAGATCGCACCCAGGCAGCAATTATTGCGTTGAAACGCGGAATTGCTAGCTTGTAA
- a CDS encoding general stress protein, with product MSDKHEVVNIFPTHHEAEAAVLTLQKSGFDMHKISIIGQDYQTTEHVSGFLTWKDTAKAGAGEAGYWGTFFGGLFGILTGVGLLFIPGVGPVIVAGHVAGVLAGWIEGSIVGGVGAAVAGGLAGALIGLGIPKEKALKYEIQIKAGKFAVIVSGTDEEIERAQQIWQNAGDEAKESVAI from the coding sequence ATGTCAGACAAGCACGAAGTTGTGAATATCTTTCCCACCCATCATGAGGCAGAAGCTGCGGTGTTGACACTGCAAAAATCGGGCTTCGATATGCACAAGATTTCGATTATTGGTCAAGACTATCAAACCACCGAACACGTAAGCGGATTTCTGACCTGGAAAGATACTGCCAAAGCTGGAGCCGGAGAAGCAGGTTACTGGGGTACTTTTTTTGGTGGACTATTCGGCATTCTCACAGGTGTCGGATTACTTTTTATTCCTGGAGTTGGTCCTGTGATTGTCGCCGGACACGTTGCAGGAGTGCTGGCAGGTTGGATCGAAGGCTCGATCGTCGGTGGTGTGGGCGCTGCCGTTGCTGGGGGGCTGGCGGGCGCTCTCATAGGGCTAGGCATTCCCAAGGAAAAAGCCCTCAAGTACGAGATACAAATCAAAGCAGGTAAGTTTGCAGTGATTGTTTCCGGTACGGATGAGGAAATTGAGCGAGCGCAGCAGATTTGGCAAAACGCAGGTGATGAAGCCAAAGAATCTGTTGCCATTTAA
- a CDS encoding helix-turn-helix transcriptional regulator has protein sequence MYNSSFSDSDRSNSAVWRKRARNRGVILSPEGWQKLTPVIHDRFGNRYTYEELSERSHLDVRTVSRILSCQVKVDKRTLKIFFEAFNLHLDFNDCIKPEFNRTSQAVSPEQCLNSIASIDVNLSSAELVEFCQRLKQDLRRISNLLDEIAASREYSPNNSVSGIFHAHTDNPVRQFQSDQVLTAILQAS, from the coding sequence ATGTATAATTCCTCCTTCTCTGATTCCGATCGCTCTAACTCTGCCGTTTGGCGTAAACGCGCTCGTAACCGAGGTGTAATTCTATCGCCAGAGGGATGGCAAAAACTTACTCCTGTTATCCATGATCGATTTGGCAACCGCTACACCTATGAAGAACTGAGCGAGCGATCGCATCTCGATGTCCGTACAGTCAGTCGTATCCTTAGTTGTCAAGTTAAAGTTGACAAACGGACGTTGAAAATCTTCTTTGAAGCGTTTAACTTACATCTAGATTTTAACGACTGCATAAAACCAGAATTCAATCGCACCAGCCAAGCGGTCAGCCCTGAACAATGCCTAAACTCAATCGCTTCTATTGATGTGAATTTATCATCCGCAGAACTCGTTGAATTCTGCCAACGACTGAAGCAGGATTTGAGACGCATCTCTAATTTATTAGATGAGATAGCTGCAAGTAGAGAATATTCTCCTAACAATTCTGTCAGTGGCATTTTTCATGCTCACACCGATAACCCTGTCAGACAATTTCAGTCTGATCAAGTCCTGACGGCAATACTGCAAGCGTCTTAA